Below is a genomic region from Medicago truncatula cultivar Jemalong A17 chromosome 3, MtrunA17r5.0-ANR, whole genome shotgun sequence.
ctatctcctccactttctttagcttagcatttatttttgcaaattttaattcattcggtgatgtaatttgttatcattggtttgtagcttagCAAAGAGgtcatagaatgtatttaggcaatttttgtaatatggactatggacactatggcgcaccggcacgcacacactcaccctagatgtatgcctaggattgcatgtgtagatgtatggctaggattgcatggttagatgaatgcttaggtttaaacacttagagaaaatccaattttttccaaaaaatatgcaaacaaattcacttcaaatatttttcataaaaaatggagtcaaaactccaacaatttttcccttttattttcttaatcaaattctcaaataaacctaatcattaagacttttttgcaaaatcactaaacaaaccctcactttttcatactctaatgctcatgaagcctctcaatccccttcttcaaaatcattttcaaaatttaaaatcaaacaattaaaaacaaaaaaacaacaagtctttttagcaagaactacgccggttttgatcccgtaaaacggtacgtaggcaagggactttaacccctccaagccgaaataaaaatcaaattctacttcttctcacccccattcttcactaatcacaccttcttttttacaagtaggcaataaaaataaagcgtagaaatcaacttaggagaacggttcttatggaataccataatcgctccgggtgcctaacaccttcccgtagcgaaaacgacccccgaattcggaaaatcaagggtttttctccttttacccttcccaagaaaaaagagagatatcaacggtcaaaaggttcaagtccaattaatggcttggcacccaaaaaccatgataacacaaCGCAACAGACAAGTTGAAGGAGTTGACTATAATGAGACATTTGCTCCCACAACAAAGATGGTGACAGTTCGAACATTTTTAGCCATTGCGGCAGCCAAGAACTTCCAACTACATCAAATGGATGTCCGCAATGCGTTCTTGCACGGGGAGTTGGAGGAAGAAGTGTATATGAAGTTTCCGTCTGGCTTTGAGAAACAATCACCCGGTAAGGTGTTTCGTCTGCGAAAATCATTGTATGGTTTGAAACAGGCCCCTAGATGTTGGTTTGCTAAATTGTCGGATGCCTTGAAAACTTATGGCTTCGAACAGTCCTATTCTGATTATTCTCTTTTCATGCTGCGTCGCTGTAACACTGAGATATATGTCttggtttatgttgatgatataattatATCAGGAAATCATAGTGATGCTATAcataaatttaaagattatttggGCAACTGTTTTCACATGAAAGACCTTGGAAAGTTGAAATATTTCCTTGGTATTGAAGTTGCACGGAATGACACTGGTATTTTTCTCTCGCAACGCAAATATGCATTGGATCTGATATCTGATTGTGGACTTCTTGGAGCAAAGCCTGCGAGCATTCCTATTGAACAAAACCATCAGTTGGCCCTTGTTGAAGGGGCGGACCTCAAAGATCCAACTGGATATAGGAGTCTCATTGGACGACTTATCTGTTTGACTGTTACTCACCCGGAGTTGTCGTATTGTGTTCACATCCTCGCTCAATTTATGCAGAATCCAAAGATTAAGCATTGGAATGCAGCTCTTAGGGTTGTCCGTTACTTAAAAGGTAATCCCCGACAAGGGATTCTGCTAAGAACTGATTGTGATTTATGCTTGTATGCCTACTGTGACGCGGACTGGGCAGGATGTCCTCTCAGTAGACAGTCTTTGACAGCTTATTTTGTGATGTTGGGCAGTTCTCCCATCTCTTGGAAGACTAAGAAGCAAACTATAGTGTCTAAATCTTCGGCTGAAGCTGAGTACCGCTCCATGGCTGCAGCTACTTGCGAGCTCAAGTGGTTGAAAGGATTGTTGAGCTCTCTTGGTGTTGAGCATGCTGATTCTATGAGTCTTTACTGTGACAGCCAATCTGCCCTCCATATTGCCAATAATCCGGTACTCCATGGACGTACAAAACATATTGAGGTTGATTGTCATTGTGTGCGAGATGAAATTGTCAAGGGTAACATCCAACCTCTGTATGTTCATACTTCCAAACAACTTGCAGATATCCTAACAAAGGCTCTAGGAAAACGTCGATTTGATTCTTTGCTGTCCAAGTTGGGCGTTCTTCATCTCCACTCTCCAACTTGAGGGGGGGTATTAGAATAATATTGGAGACTAATTTAGTTGATACTCATTTACTGTCTTTAAGGTGTAATTATTTGGTTTCAATTGCTTTCAATTATATTTCCCTCTTTAGATGATATCCAGGGATTTGGTGTAATTACCCTGATGTAGGACAAGCTGTACATTGTGTATATAAATCAGCCTTTGAGCATCAATATGAATAACACATTCTGCCTCATCCTATTTCTTTAAattgtcttttacttttctACAATCTACTCTATTAACTCAAGAAGTTTCCATTTTTAGGTTGACTTACATTTTATATAATGGCTATCAATTTCCACTTTAATAATggctaaaatataaaatattattaaagcaTGTGTTATCATGCAAGCTTCCAAAGAATACAATTGTCAAAATTGTTAAGGTTACAAGTCAAGAATTTTGAGATTGATGAATCTAAAAGAGCAATTCAGTCtagatcaatatttttttaacgacaaaatttatttaaaacatgaTCCCTGCTCAAAATGAACAGAGATTGATAAATCAGAGACAATAAAAGCGCCATATATAAGCGGAACACCTAAAATAAACACCAAAAACGACACGAATTACACACATCACCCATAAGCACCTATGAACCCCAAAACCACCAAAACCAATTTCACCTCCTAAAACAAACTCCATCGCAGACATcccctaaaaaacaaaattaataagcaTCCATCGCCGCTACTCACTCCACAAAACACCCCTCTAAATCAAACATCCTCTTCACCTCACCATGATTAAGCCACACCCAAAAAGTCCTATTCCAACACTCCTTCGGCTTCCACCGCCTCTCAACCCTTGGTCCACCGAAGAAAAACACCATAATAGACCAAATTGAACTTGAATTAAAGAACTACATTGTCACTTATTCTAATCATTCTAGTCTAAGAATTTCTATTCCATTTGTTATCATCCTTCGTCATATTTCTATTCCGTGGCTAACGAAGCTTCAAGTTCATATGGGTTGGTAATGGTGGTAAAAAATCATTGACCTCCGACGAGAAGGTAAAATTGTTCTTTGCTGAGACATATCTCAATACGTAGGCTGAATCATTTTCTATGACACATCATTTAGTATTGGAAGATATGTAAAAGACCAATTTAGAGAACAAGAAGAAGTTTGAAGAACCATGGTTTAAACTagagaaaattattttctgCTTAGAATTTCTTTCATCTCTTGTAATCAAGTAATGAATCAATATTAATGAAGAAACATTGAAGATTGACTTTAACTTaggatttattttttgtttattgtcCATGTATTTATTTCTTCACTTGAAGTGGTTATTCTTTTCTGTTTCTACATTCAATTGCTACTTCATATTAGTATTAGCGTATTTCAGTTGGTATATGTTAGTGATAGTCAATTGGTATCTCTTGAGATCACCTAGTTTAATACAGCTTTATAGTGTCTCCACATGTGTTTATCTAAATATATAATCACAAGTATTTTTGTTAGATGATATAATCTCGAGTTTTCTTTTACTAAAATTCGATCAAAcataaccaagttgtttggactTCAGTGGCAAGGAGTTCCTTTTAAGGACGTATCTTGGAAATAATAGGTTCGATTCCCAGGAGAAACAACGCTTGACCAGTGCGCATacctctacgcacgagccggattagtAGCCCACCTTTAATGGGTCGGAAACCGATGCGAatgcgaaaaaaaaaaaaaaaaaggatcaaaCATATATTATAGACTTATTTACGCTCTAAAATGGCTaggtatatatataaatcaatcgCACCAATCAATATCACAcaatcataatatttatttattataatctGGTGTCACAAagcacacaaacacacacacagtTGCCAAGTAGGAGAGTACATATTACTATAGAAAACAAACAGCTTGGTAACTAGGACCACTTATTCAGTACATATACATTTCATAACTCTCATTTCATAGTTTAGAAATGAGTGTTATCTTCTTTTGGAGGGTGGTGAGGATGTGGTTTGGGTAAGTTGGTAGGAAGTATAGGATGAGGTTTAGAACCTTGATGAGGAAATTCTTGAGTAGACGGTGGATGTTTTGGATGATGATGACGAGGAACTTCTTGAGTAGACGGTGGATGgtttggatgatgatgaggtTGAGAAGCAAAGCCTTGAGGGATGAGAATAAGAGATGCAAGGAAAAACACAAGCAAGTATGAGGAAAAAGAAGTCATCTTAATCTTAATTAGTGTGATTTTAGTATTGGTGCATaaaacataagaaataatataatgttttatACTAGTTAGATTAGAGACATTGGTGAGTGGGAGGTGCAATTATTGATCAAATACGTCAGGCTATTGCCATATGCTTACGGATTAACCTACACGTCACAAAGCATatcaaattaactttttaaaagccTAATTTATCGGAATTATTGATTCTGGATTAGGATTAAAAAATCTGCAATTTTTTAATTAGGTTTTTCTTGTGGAGGTAGATGTGTGTCTGTTAacctgcatatattatatatagaggTTGAAGTTTAAATTTAGAACatcccatttatttattttgtaaaaagtaatatttctataaaagtgtaaataacaaataaatacatttttgaaataaacgagaaagaagaaacttaacaagaacaaataatgttattttataaaaatttctatGAGTATTAGTCAAAGTGAGATatgtttaattagtgtttttcttatgttggGCTAGGTTTGGTTAGTAGAATAAAAACTgcaaatcaaaacaaatcatGTTGTTGAGTAAGAAAATGATATGAATACATCCGAATCAAagtgttgtttttaaaattacagtGAGTAAGAAACTAAGCTATGATAGTGTTGTTTTTAAAATGCACTACAGTGAGTTGAAGAAAGTGCGAGTGTGTGTTTCTGTTgcaaaaacataaaagtatttgtatatttattattttatttattttgatagcAGAGAAATATTTATTCACAATGAGAC
It encodes:
- the LOC11421141 gene encoding early nodulin-12A; protein product: MTSFSSYLLVFFLASLILIPQGFASQPHHHPNHPPSTQEVPRHHHPKHPPSTQEFPHQGSKPHPILPTNLPKPHPHHPPKEDNTHF